Proteins encoded by one window of Desulfovibrio ferrophilus:
- a CDS encoding cytochrome c3 family protein — protein sequence MKKFLSLGLVCAALVCFCALPAVNAADAPADGLKMAHTKKPVAFNHSTHTSADCKACHHTWDGAAAVKKCSDAGCHDNLDKKDKSVHSYYLAMHNKKAKATDSCLSCHAKTAGKDKALKKQLAGCKKSACHPE from the coding sequence ATGAAGAAATTTCTGTCCCTGGGTCTGGTTTGCGCTGCCCTTGTTTGTTTCTGCGCGCTGCCTGCCGTAAACGCCGCTGATGCGCCGGCTGACGGCCTGAAGATGGCTCACACCAAGAAGCCCGTTGCTTTCAACCATTCCACTCACACGAGCGCTGACTGTAAGGCCTGTCACCACACCTGGGACGGCGCTGCTGCTGTCAAAAAGTGTTCTGACGCCGGTTGTCACGACAATCTCGACAAGAAAGACAAGAGCGTGCACAGCTACTACCTGGCCATGCACAACAAGAAGGCCAAAGCCACTGATTCCTGCCTCTCCTGCCACGCCAAGACCGCTGGTAAGGACAAGGCTCTGAAGAAGCAGCTGGCTGGCTGCAAGAAGTCTGCTTGCCATCCTGAGTAA
- the cobJ gene encoding precorrin-3B C(17)-methyltransferase — translation MQRSDRGRGSGALTVIGLGPGDAQLLSPQALDALVRAETIVGYGTYIDLIDPDLLTGKEVIITGMKKEMDRVAAAVDRAQDGSNVVVVSSGDAGIYGMAGLVLETLEARNLLEDIPLRILPGIPALAAGAALLGAPLTHDFAVISLSDLMTPWETIEQRVTHAAAADFAIVLYNPKSRRRDWQLPRALELIAEHRSPETPVGLVRKAFRPGQDVTSCALSEFDPASVDMLSIVFIGNSNTRLSAGHMITPRGYLAKYGRP, via the coding sequence ATGCAACGGAGTGACCGTGGCCGTGGCTCAGGTGCCCTGACCGTCATCGGGCTGGGCCCTGGCGATGCACAATTGCTATCACCTCAGGCGCTGGACGCCCTTGTGCGGGCCGAAACCATCGTCGGTTATGGCACCTATATTGACCTGATCGATCCCGACCTGCTCACGGGCAAGGAAGTGATCATCACGGGCATGAAAAAGGAAATGGACCGCGTAGCCGCCGCTGTGGATCGAGCGCAGGACGGATCAAATGTGGTTGTGGTTTCTTCCGGAGATGCAGGAATCTACGGCATGGCCGGCCTGGTCCTGGAAACCCTGGAGGCCAGAAATCTGCTGGAAGACATCCCGCTGCGCATTCTACCGGGCATTCCGGCCCTGGCTGCGGGAGCGGCCCTGCTTGGCGCACCGCTGACCCATGACTTCGCCGTCATCAGCCTCTCGGATCTGATGACTCCCTGGGAAACCATCGAGCAGAGAGTGACCCATGCCGCTGCCGCAGATTTTGCCATCGTGCTCTACAACCCGAAATCAAGACGCCGCGACTGGCAACTGCCACGTGCCCTGGAGCTCATCGCCGAGCACCGCAGTCCCGAGACTCCCGTGGGACTAGTGCGCAAGGCCTTCAGACCCGGGCAGGACGTTACGTCCTGTGCCCTTTCGGAATTCGACCCTGCCAGCGTGGACATGCTGTCCATCGTCTTCATCGGCAATTCCAACACCCGCCTCAGCGCTGGGCACATGATCACCCCGCGCGGCTACCTCGCCAAATACGGTCGCCCTTAA
- a CDS encoding cobalt-precorrin 5A hydrolase: MFEPEPAATPHNSHPATAIYALTPQGAQLGRVLAQQLDGDLFVSKRLAGGNYGERDSFDSLPPFVGAQFKQYSRHVFVAAAGIAVRCIAPLLQGKDRDPAVVALDQRGRFVISLVSGHLGGANNLALEISKITAGQAIVTTATDTEDLPSLDVLAQERGLAIANLDMVKAVNIALLSGETVQIFDPQNWLRLAPEPGKEHPWTAHFRPVHDTMSWVEGLPGVWVDHKVITPGKDCLLLHPPCLAVGIGCKRGTPAQTILDCIRNVLSQAQLAPASVLALASITAKQDEEGLLEAAATLNKGLFFYEPGDLIGIPVPNPSERVQQLMGVPSVSEAAALNCTGAETLLVEKTACNGVTVAVAQVP; the protein is encoded by the coding sequence ATGTTTGAGCCCGAACCAGCCGCAACTCCTCATAATAGCCACCCTGCCACGGCCATCTATGCCCTGACCCCACAGGGGGCACAGCTGGGTCGGGTACTGGCCCAACAGCTGGACGGCGACCTGTTCGTGTCCAAGCGGCTGGCAGGTGGAAATTATGGAGAGCGAGACAGCTTCGACAGCCTGCCTCCTTTTGTGGGGGCGCAGTTCAAACAATATTCGCGTCATGTCTTCGTGGCAGCAGCGGGCATTGCCGTGCGCTGCATCGCTCCGCTATTGCAAGGCAAGGACCGTGACCCTGCCGTGGTGGCTCTGGACCAGCGCGGACGTTTTGTCATCAGTCTTGTCTCCGGGCATCTGGGCGGGGCCAATAATCTGGCCCTGGAGATTTCCAAAATAACTGCCGGGCAAGCCATTGTCACCACGGCCACGGACACCGAGGACCTGCCGTCCCTGGATGTACTGGCCCAGGAGCGCGGCCTGGCCATCGCCAATCTCGACATGGTCAAGGCCGTAAACATCGCCCTGCTCTCGGGAGAAACCGTACAGATCTTTGATCCACAAAACTGGCTGCGCCTTGCCCCCGAGCCCGGCAAAGAACATCCCTGGACCGCACATTTTCGCCCGGTGCACGACACAATGTCATGGGTCGAGGGGTTGCCCGGAGTCTGGGTGGACCACAAGGTCATCACCCCCGGCAAGGACTGCCTGCTGCTGCATCCTCCCTGCCTGGCCGTTGGCATCGGCTGCAAGCGCGGCACCCCGGCACAAACGATTCTGGACTGCATCCGCAATGTTCTGAGTCAGGCCCAACTGGCACCGGCCAGTGTGCTGGCTTTGGCCTCCATTACGGCCAAGCAGGATGAAGAAGGCCTGCTGGAAGCAGCTGCAACCCTTAACAAAGGGCTCTTCTTCTATGAACCCGGCGATCTGATCGGCATCCCTGTTCCCAACCCGTCCGAACGGGTCCAACAACTCATGGGCGTACCTTCGGTTTCCGAAGCCGCCGCCCTCAACTGCACAGGAGCCGAGACGCTCCTGGTGGAGAAGACCGCATGCAACGGAGTGACCGTGGCCGTGGCTCAGGTGCCCTGA
- the hemL gene encoding glutamate-1-semialdehyde 2,1-aminomutase, with amino-acid sequence MIHSKQMFQRARKVIPGGVNSPVRACLSVKADPLFIESAKGARLRTVDGPELVDFVMSWGPMILGYVHPEIHKAATEAALRGTSFGAPCAAEIEMAEAVIDAVPSVDMVRMVNSGTEATMSALRLARGYTGRSKVLKFEGNYHGHADSFLASAGSGVATLSIPGTPGVPAETVAHTLLAPYNNLEAVKKLFAEHGGDIAAVIVEPMAGNMGCVLPAEGFLEGLREITKASGALLIFDEVITGFRLSYGGAQKRFGITPDLTTMGKIIGGGYPVGAYGGRREIMERIAPCGDVYQAGTLSGNPVAMAAGLATLKLLETADYKGLEARTSKLTDELSAIFQEKGIPTAINHIASIFTVFFTEGPVTDFESSKAADSDRYASYYSQMREFGVNLAPSAFECSFTSFAHTEEDYDKFLSAVRKVEL; translated from the coding sequence ATGATCCATTCAAAACAGATGTTCCAACGTGCCCGGAAGGTCATTCCCGGCGGGGTCAACAGCCCCGTGCGTGCGTGCCTGTCCGTGAAAGCCGACCCGCTATTCATCGAAAGCGCCAAGGGCGCCCGTTTGCGTACCGTGGATGGTCCCGAATTGGTGGACTTCGTCATGTCCTGGGGTCCGATGATCCTGGGCTACGTCCACCCCGAGATCCATAAGGCCGCCACGGAAGCAGCCTTGCGCGGCACCAGCTTTGGTGCCCCCTGCGCCGCCGAGATCGAAATGGCCGAAGCCGTCATCGACGCCGTGCCCTCCGTGGACATGGTGCGCATGGTCAACTCCGGCACCGAAGCCACCATGAGCGCGCTCAGACTGGCGCGCGGCTACACTGGCCGCTCCAAGGTCCTGAAATTCGAGGGCAACTACCACGGACATGCGGACAGCTTCCTGGCCAGCGCCGGTTCCGGCGTCGCCACCCTGTCCATCCCCGGGACCCCTGGTGTGCCCGCCGAAACCGTGGCCCACACCCTGTTGGCTCCGTACAATAATCTGGAAGCCGTCAAAAAACTCTTTGCCGAGCACGGCGGCGACATCGCTGCCGTCATCGTGGAGCCCATGGCGGGCAACATGGGCTGCGTCCTTCCTGCCGAAGGATTCCTCGAAGGGCTGCGTGAAATTACCAAGGCCAGCGGCGCTCTGCTGATCTTCGACGAGGTCATCACCGGCTTCCGCCTGTCCTACGGTGGCGCGCAAAAGCGCTTCGGTATCACCCCGGACCTGACCACCATGGGCAAGATCATCGGTGGCGGCTACCCCGTGGGTGCCTACGGCGGGCGCCGTGAGATCATGGAGCGCATCGCCCCCTGCGGCGACGTCTACCAGGCAGGAACCCTGTCCGGTAATCCCGTTGCCATGGCCGCCGGGCTGGCGACCCTGAAACTGCTGGAGACTGCTGACTACAAGGGCCTGGAAGCCCGGACCTCCAAGCTCACCGACGAGCTGTCCGCCATCTTCCAGGAAAAGGGCATCCCCACGGCCATCAACCACATCGCGTCCATCTTCACCGTGTTCTTCACCGAGGGCCCGGTCACGGACTTTGAAAGCTCCAAGGCCGCGGACAGCGACCGCTACGCCAGCTACTACTCGCAGATGCGCGAATTCGGCGTGAACCTTGCGCCCAGCGCCTTTGAATGCTCGTTCACCTCCTTCGCCCACACCGAAGAGGACTACGACAAGTTCCTCTCCGCCGTGCGCAAGGTGGAACTGTAA
- a CDS encoding Lrp/AsnC family transcriptional regulator encodes MAKQFSDTQREILRRVQGTLPDSATPFADIAAEVGTTEDEVLTLLREMKDSKEIRRFGATLRHQKAGYSHNAMVAWRIPEGEDIDAIGEAMAQRSEISHCYIRLTTPEWTYNLYTMIHGQNPGDHARVVKEMSEATGLTDYDVLESVKELKKTSMVYF; translated from the coding sequence ATGGCCAAGCAATTCAGCGATACACAGCGCGAGATTCTGCGCCGAGTGCAAGGCACCCTGCCGGACAGCGCCACCCCCTTTGCGGATATCGCCGCCGAGGTAGGGACCACTGAGGACGAAGTTCTCACTCTGCTGAGAGAGATGAAGGACTCCAAGGAAATCAGACGATTCGGCGCAACCCTCCGTCATCAAAAGGCCGGGTATTCGCACAACGCCATGGTGGCCTGGCGCATCCCCGAAGGCGAAGACATTGATGCCATCGGCGAAGCCATGGCCCAGCGCTCCGAAATATCACACTGCTATATCCGACTCACCACCCCCGAGTGGACCTATAACCTTTACACCATGATCCATGGCCAGAACCCCGGCGATCACGCCCGAGTGGTCAAGGAGATGTCCGAGGCCACCGGCCTGACGGATTATGATGTTCTGGAAAGCGTCAAAGAGCTCAAAAAGACCTCCATGGTCTACTTCTAG
- a CDS encoding NAD(P)H-dependent glycerol-3-phosphate dehydrogenase: MMIAVIGGGAWGTALANAWAGKGTETRLWVRESEVMDAINQEHENKTYLPGVSLDERLLATTNRAEAVSEASFVVFVVPSQFFRAALGEFKLLLPERPVIVCANKGVELQTLATMSDIVAQELSDMSPRFAMISGPSFAKEVAAGVPTAVALGCEDATLGEELREALSTEAFRVYSNPDYRGVELGGALKNIIAIAVGCADGLEFGHNARAALITRGLAEMSRLGVALGADAATFQGLAGMGDLVLTCTGDLSRNRQVGLALGRGMTLDDILKDMKAVAEGVKTTESVHHLAKKLGVPMPITDQLYAVLYEGKDPREAVRELMTRELKAE; encoded by the coding sequence ATGATGATAGCGGTGATCGGTGGTGGCGCGTGGGGAACGGCCTTGGCAAATGCCTGGGCGGGCAAAGGAACCGAGACACGCCTTTGGGTTCGTGAATCCGAGGTGATGGATGCCATCAACCAAGAGCATGAAAACAAAACTTACCTTCCAGGCGTGTCCCTGGATGAGCGCCTGCTGGCGACTACGAACAGAGCCGAGGCCGTGAGTGAGGCTTCCTTTGTGGTCTTTGTGGTACCCAGCCAGTTTTTCCGCGCGGCATTGGGTGAGTTCAAGCTCCTCTTGCCCGAGCGTCCGGTCATTGTCTGCGCCAACAAGGGCGTGGAACTTCAGACCCTGGCAACCATGTCCGACATCGTGGCTCAGGAACTGTCGGACATGTCCCCCCGCTTTGCCATGATCTCCGGTCCGTCCTTTGCCAAGGAGGTCGCCGCCGGGGTTCCCACGGCCGTGGCCTTGGGCTGCGAAGACGCGACTTTGGGCGAAGAGCTGCGTGAGGCCCTGTCCACTGAGGCTTTTAGGGTTTACTCCAACCCGGACTACCGGGGCGTCGAGTTGGGCGGAGCGCTGAAGAATATCATCGCCATTGCCGTGGGCTGCGCCGACGGGCTGGAATTCGGGCACAATGCCCGGGCTGCACTGATCACGCGCGGGCTGGCCGAGATGAGCCGTTTGGGCGTGGCTCTGGGCGCGGACGCCGCCACCTTCCAGGGGTTGGCGGGTATGGGCGATCTGGTGCTGACCTGCACGGGTGACTTGTCCCGCAACCGGCAGGTGGGGCTGGCTCTGGGGCGTGGTATGACCCTGGATGATATTTTAAAGGATATGAAGGCAGTGGCCGAGGGTGTGAAGACCACCGAATCCGTGCATCATCTGGCCAAGAAGCTGGGTGTGCCCATGCCTATCACCGACCAGCTGTATGCCGTTCTTTATGAGGGCAAGGATCCGCGCGAGGCCGTGCGCGAGCTCATGACCCGCGAGCTGAAGGCCGAATAA
- a CDS encoding Bcr/CflA family efflux MFS transporter: MPNLVLIILLAAFPALSTDMYLPAIPTLQDMWGISLAQANLSLVVFFVCFSFFLLVHGPLSDRIGRKPVLVGGVLLYIVGSFACAASGSITQLVLARMAQATGAAAASFLSLALTKDLYEGLDRQKVLALIGVIVPLCPMLAPMLGGWMLGSLSWRWIFICQGTCALAALYGGFRLREPEFERTTGGLGAVVSRYRVLLSNRRYVIYTLVFSIMPTGFFAFIGGSADIYIRDFGLDAQSYGLAFGFNALGMMAGSFACSRLCVGFESWKILKFSLVGLFVGGAGILLGGAASPWIFALPMFVVSFFMGLSRPLANHMTLEEVDTDVGAASAVMTFGLFMFAAVAMEVVSLGLMPKPEFIAALTLVGAVLPMVTLALLGRHERRRARRAEEKE; this comes from the coding sequence ATGCCCAATCTGGTTCTGATCATTTTGCTGGCGGCTTTTCCCGCCCTGTCCACGGATATGTATCTGCCAGCCATCCCGACTCTGCAGGACATGTGGGGCATTTCGCTGGCTCAGGCCAATCTGTCGCTGGTTGTCTTTTTCGTATGCTTCAGCTTCTTCCTGCTGGTGCATGGGCCGCTGTCGGACCGCATCGGGCGCAAGCCCGTGCTGGTGGGCGGAGTGCTGTTGTACATTGTGGGTAGCTTTGCCTGCGCAGCCTCCGGCTCCATCACTCAGCTTGTGCTGGCTCGCATGGCTCAGGCCACGGGCGCGGCTGCGGCCTCGTTCTTGTCCTTGGCTCTGACCAAGGATTTGTATGAAGGTCTGGATCGGCAGAAGGTGCTGGCTTTGATCGGTGTCATCGTGCCGCTGTGCCCGATGTTGGCGCCGATGTTGGGTGGTTGGATGTTGGGCAGCCTGTCCTGGCGCTGGATTTTCATCTGTCAGGGGACCTGTGCGCTGGCGGCATTGTATGGCGGGTTCAGGCTGCGCGAGCCGGAGTTCGAACGCACCACGGGCGGATTGGGCGCGGTGGTCAGTCGGTACCGGGTGTTGCTTTCCAACCGGCGCTACGTGATCTACACGCTGGTGTTCTCGATCATGCCTACAGGTTTTTTTGCTTTCATCGGCGGGTCGGCGGACATCTATATCCGGGACTTCGGTCTGGATGCCCAGTCTTATGGTCTGGCCTTCGGGTTCAATGCCCTGGGCATGATGGCGGGCTCGTTTGCCTGTTCGCGGCTGTGCGTGGGCTTCGAGTCATGGAAAATTCTCAAATTTTCACTGGTGGGGCTTTTTGTGGGTGGTGCTGGGATCCTGCTCGGCGGGGCGGCGTCACCATGGATTTTTGCGCTGCCCATGTTCGTGGTTTCGTTCTTCATGGGGCTCAGCAGGCCGTTGGCGAATCACATGACCCTGGAAGAAGTGGACACAGACGTGGGTGCTGCCTCGGCTGTGATGACCTTTGGTCTGTTCATGTTTGCGGCCGTGGCCATGGAGGTCGTGTCTCTGGGGCTGATGCCCAAGCCTGAATTTATTGCCGCGCTGACACTTGTGGGTGCCGTGCTGCCCATGGTGACATTGGCTCTGCTGGGGCGGCATGAGCGCCGCCGGGCACGGCGGGCCGAAGAAAAGGAGTAG
- a CDS encoding DUF6946 family protein yields MSYIHIPTTGPSDWKRFLAAPERQWKSGYSAKELAQRWETANGFPDEINSILKAEQLFTHVEPLFAIPEFQVPLPGGSRPSQNDLFVLARTDNGLVVIMVEGKASESFGPTLGEWRQQSSNGRQTRLAYLQQTLGLNRDLPDSLRYQLLHRTASPIIIARRYHAVAAVMLVHSFSKTNEWFSDYATFLNLYGIKTDIGELHEIMVGSPLRVFCGWAKGIPAI; encoded by the coding sequence ATGAGCTATATCCACATCCCAACAACAGGTCCCAGCGACTGGAAACGATTTTTAGCCGCCCCAGAAAGACAATGGAAATCGGGCTATTCTGCGAAGGAACTGGCCCAGCGATGGGAAACGGCTAATGGATTCCCCGACGAGATCAACTCGATTCTCAAGGCAGAACAACTATTTACTCACGTAGAACCCCTTTTCGCCATTCCGGAATTCCAAGTGCCTCTCCCGGGTGGAAGCAGACCATCCCAGAATGACCTCTTCGTATTGGCCCGGACCGACAATGGACTTGTGGTCATTATGGTTGAAGGCAAAGCCTCGGAGTCCTTTGGTCCAACACTAGGGGAATGGAGACAGCAGAGTTCCAACGGCAGGCAGACAAGACTCGCCTATCTGCAACAGACCCTCGGCCTCAACCGGGACCTCCCAGACAGTCTCAGATACCAACTGCTTCACCGAACAGCTTCCCCCATCATTATCGCCCGCCGCTACCACGCCGTTGCAGCCGTGATGTTGGTGCATTCCTTCAGCAAAACCAACGAATGGTTCTCCGACTATGCAACATTTCTGAACCTGTACGGAATAAAAACAGACATCGGTGAACTGCATGAAATCATGGTCGGATCCCCCCTCAGAGTCTTCTGCGGGTGGGCCAAAGGCATTCCTGCAATTTAA
- a CDS encoding secondary thiamine-phosphate synthase enzyme YjbQ has protein sequence MEIIQVQTNDREALVDITSEVRKLVNSHGWSDGALLLYCPHTTGAVTINEGADPDVVRDILVNMRALIPHHGDYRHAEGNSDAHIKSSLFGCDQMVIVEGGNIQLGTWQKIYFCEFDGPRNRKLWAQFLSSQ, from the coding sequence ATGGAAATCATACAGGTCCAGACCAATGACCGTGAAGCACTGGTCGATATCACCAGCGAGGTTCGCAAACTGGTCAATTCCCACGGCTGGTCCGACGGTGCGCTGCTGCTGTACTGCCCGCACACCACCGGCGCGGTGACCATCAACGAGGGCGCTGATCCAGACGTGGTGCGCGACATCTTGGTCAATATGCGTGCGCTGATCCCGCACCACGGCGACTACCGCCACGCCGAAGGCAACTCCGACGCACACATCAAATCATCCCTGTTCGGCTGCGATCAGATGGTCATTGTGGAGGGCGGCAACATCCAACTCGGGACGTGGCAGAAAATCTACTTCTGCGAGTTCGACGGCCCGCGCAACCGCAAGCTATGGGCGCAGTTCTTGTCGAGCCAATAA
- the cbiE gene encoding precorrin-6y C5,15-methyltransferase (decarboxylating) subunit CbiE, with protein MPIHVVGLGQDPDNLPDYSAGIVEHAQVLYGGAQLLGFFEDHPAEKVPITAPLDQLIERIADDHSNKKVVVVLADGDPLFYGIGSTLINHLPPEDLYFYPGVTSLQVAAAKVKIPWHDVIPVSLHGRDDYGPLFSALLSNDWVAVLTDAKSVPSALAQTILDRGGETHFMHVLEDLESDKERVGRFTLDEARKKTFSPRNIVLLERCCESEIPLGMGIPDDLFMREKNLITKGPVRATSIAALRLRPDSLLWDLGAGCGSVGIEASSVCHKGRVYAVEKNADRVAMIRENIRRTGAYLVDVLHGPMPGCLHDLPDPDRVFIGGGLGKGSEVLEEACRRLQPGGRLVANAILLDSLYRARKTFENLEWEFSVTLVQAAETKPLAGQLHLAGVNPVFVLIADKPKD; from the coding sequence ATGCCTATCCATGTCGTCGGCCTAGGCCAGGACCCTGACAACCTGCCCGACTATTCTGCCGGAATCGTGGAGCATGCCCAAGTGCTCTATGGCGGAGCCCAACTACTCGGATTTTTCGAGGATCACCCCGCCGAGAAGGTGCCCATCACAGCACCCCTGGATCAGCTCATCGAGCGCATCGCCGATGACCACAGCAACAAGAAAGTCGTGGTGGTCCTGGCCGACGGAGACCCGTTGTTCTACGGCATCGGCTCCACGCTGATCAATCACCTGCCTCCCGAAGACCTGTATTTCTACCCGGGCGTCACCTCGTTGCAGGTCGCCGCCGCCAAGGTCAAAATCCCCTGGCACGATGTGATCCCCGTGTCTTTGCATGGCCGCGACGACTACGGCCCGTTGTTCTCTGCCCTATTGAGCAATGACTGGGTCGCTGTGCTAACAGACGCCAAATCCGTCCCCTCGGCCCTGGCCCAGACCATTCTGGACCGTGGCGGCGAAACCCATTTCATGCACGTATTGGAAGACCTTGAGAGCGACAAGGAACGCGTGGGGCGCTTCACTCTGGACGAAGCCCGCAAAAAGACATTTTCCCCGCGCAACATCGTACTGCTGGAGCGCTGCTGCGAATCGGAAATCCCCTTGGGCATGGGCATCCCTGACGACCTGTTCATGCGCGAGAAGAACCTGATCACCAAGGGACCGGTACGCGCCACAAGTATCGCCGCCTTGAGGCTACGCCCGGACTCCCTGCTCTGGGATTTGGGCGCGGGTTGCGGTTCGGTAGGCATCGAGGCCTCCAGCGTCTGCCACAAGGGGCGGGTCTATGCCGTGGAAAAGAATGCAGACCGTGTGGCCATGATTCGCGAGAACATCCGACGCACCGGAGCCTATCTGGTGGACGTGCTGCATGGCCCCATGCCGGGCTGCCTGCACGACCTGCCGGACCCGGACCGCGTTTTCATCGGTGGCGGACTGGGCAAAGGCTCCGAGGTGCTTGAAGAAGCCTGCCGACGCCTGCAACCCGGCGGGCGGCTGGTGGCCAACGCCATCCTGCTGGACTCCCTGTACCGTGCGCGCAAGACCTTCGAAAACCTGGAATGGGAATTTTCAGTGACCCTTGTACAGGCCGCTGAGACCAAACCCCTGGCCGGCCAACTGCATCTGGCGGGCGTGAACCCGGTGTTCGTGCTCATTGCCGACAAACCGAAGGATTAA
- a CDS encoding cobalt-precorrin-5B (C(1))-methyltransferase — protein MCPELREGFTTGTAAAAAAKAATLFLLTGQQAKTMDTPLPPGGRLTVPVADITRESPRTARATVIKDGGDDPDATHGHTIEVLVELRPDVDLPPQILGGKGVGTVTLPGLPVPPGEPAINPEPRKQIATAVTEAITSQDFQGSVRVTVEVPAGETIAQKTMNPRLGIVGGISILGTRGTVKPFSHESYAASIKQALDVALAQGTTHIGLSTGGRTEGLLRADLPNLPETAFIQFADFFALALSEAGARGFSEITVGCYFGKLVKMAMGFEYTHAKDTRIDFDRLSHWCRKAGLDANRAAQAKEAITARHVLEIVLEDPAKDAIVGSIAKKALTVARGFAGATPRISYRVYGFDGAPLTHLTGEE, from the coding sequence ATGTGTCCTGAGCTGCGTGAAGGCTTCACTACCGGAACCGCAGCCGCAGCCGCAGCCAAGGCCGCCACGCTCTTTCTGCTGACAGGGCAGCAGGCCAAGACAATGGACACCCCCCTGCCCCCTGGCGGACGACTGACCGTGCCCGTGGCAGACATCACCCGCGAAAGCCCGCGCACAGCTCGCGCAACGGTCATCAAGGATGGCGGAGACGATCCTGATGCCACGCATGGGCATACCATCGAGGTGTTGGTGGAACTGCGGCCGGATGTCGACCTGCCTCCACAAATCCTGGGCGGCAAGGGTGTCGGCACCGTCACCCTACCCGGCCTGCCTGTGCCCCCGGGTGAACCGGCCATCAACCCCGAGCCCCGCAAACAGATCGCCACGGCCGTAACAGAAGCCATCACCTCCCAGGACTTTCAAGGCAGCGTGCGTGTGACCGTGGAGGTTCCAGCAGGTGAAACCATCGCGCAAAAGACCATGAACCCGCGCCTGGGAATCGTGGGCGGTATTTCCATTCTGGGCACTCGAGGCACGGTCAAACCCTTCAGCCACGAGTCCTATGCCGCGTCCATCAAGCAGGCTCTGGATGTGGCGCTGGCACAAGGAACCACGCACATAGGCCTGTCCACGGGCGGACGCACCGAAGGTCTGCTTCGGGCCGACCTCCCGAACCTGCCCGAGACTGCTTTCATCCAGTTCGCGGACTTCTTTGCCCTGGCCCTGTCCGAAGCCGGGGCGCGCGGCTTCTCCGAAATCACCGTAGGCTGCTATTTTGGCAAGCTGGTCAAGATGGCCATGGGCTTTGAGTACACCCATGCCAAAGACACACGTATCGATTTTGACCGTCTGTCCCACTGGTGCAGAAAGGCCGGGTTGGACGCCAACCGTGCCGCCCAGGCCAAAGAAGCCATCACCGCGCGGCATGTACTGGAAATCGTTTTGGAAGATCCTGCAAAGGATGCTATAGTCGGGTCCATTGCGAAAAAGGCTCTGACTGTGGCCCGGGGCTTCGCAGGGGCAACACCCCGCATCAGCTACCGCGTCTATGGGTTCGACGGAGCCCCGCTGACCCACCTCACGGGAGAAGAGTAA